In Pseudomonas rhizosphaerae, one DNA window encodes the following:
- a CDS encoding glycosyltransferase: MIKVLHFFKTYFPDSMGGIEQVIFQLAEGCAAGGVQSEVLYLSDRGAARNERVGHHIAHRAKLDLHVASTGFSWSALGDFKELASQADLIHYHFPWPFMDLVHFASRTGKPSVVSYHSDIIKQKTLLKLYQPLMNRFLGSMDRIVVSSPDYAASSTVLQRFPKKLSVIPFGLDPATYPTPSAERLVHWRGRFPGKFFLFVGALRYYKGLNYLLDAAKTTGLPVVILGGGHLEAELKAYAQQLEVSNVHFLGGLPDEDKAALLTLCHAFVFPSHLRSESFGISLLEGAMYGKPMISCDIGSGMSYINRTGETGWVIPPRDSQALAAAMQALWNDETMASAMGAAAARRFQQVFTAQGMADSYVQLYRDVLQR, translated from the coding sequence ATGATCAAGGTGCTGCATTTCTTCAAGACCTACTTCCCCGATTCCATGGGCGGTATCGAGCAGGTCATCTTTCAGCTGGCTGAAGGCTGTGCCGCTGGCGGTGTACAGTCCGAGGTGTTGTACCTCAGCGACCGCGGCGCAGCGCGCAACGAACGGGTAGGGCACCACATCGCTCACCGCGCCAAGCTGGATCTGCATGTGGCCTCCACCGGGTTTTCCTGGTCGGCACTTGGCGATTTCAAGGAGCTCGCGAGCCAGGCGGATCTCATTCACTACCATTTTCCGTGGCCGTTCATGGACCTGGTGCATTTCGCCAGCCGTACGGGCAAGCCGTCGGTGGTGAGTTATCACTCCGACATCATCAAGCAGAAGACTTTGCTCAAGCTGTATCAGCCGCTGATGAATCGTTTTCTCGGGTCCATGGATCGCATCGTCGTGTCTTCGCCCGATTACGCTGCCAGCAGCACAGTGCTGCAGCGCTTTCCTAAAAAACTGTCAGTCATCCCGTTTGGCCTCGACCCGGCCACCTACCCCACACCGTCGGCCGAGCGCCTGGTGCATTGGCGGGGCCGTTTCCCCGGCAAATTCTTCCTGTTCGTCGGTGCGCTGCGCTACTACAAGGGGTTGAATTACCTGCTGGACGCGGCCAAGACCACCGGGCTGCCGGTGGTGATTCTGGGCGGTGGCCATCTCGAAGCCGAGCTCAAGGCATATGCCCAACAGCTTGAGGTGAGCAACGTCCACTTTCTCGGCGGCTTGCCGGACGAAGACAAGGCCGCGCTGCTTACCCTGTGCCATGCCTTCGTCTTTCCCTCGCATCTGCGCTCCGAATCGTTCGGCATCTCGCTGCTGGAGGGTGCCATGTACGGCAAGCCGATGATCTCGTGCGACATCGGCAGCGGCATGAGCTACATCAACCGCACCGGGGAAACCGGCTGGGTGATTCCCCCGCGCGATTCTCAGGCGCTGGCGGCGGCCATGCAGGCGCTGTGGAACGACGAAACCATGGCCAGCGCCATGGGCGCCGCCGCAGCGCGGCGTTTCCAGCAAGTATTCACCGCACAAGGAATGGCGGACAGTTATGTGCAGTTGTATCGCGACGTATTGCAGCGTTAA
- a CDS encoding UDP-glucose 4-epimerase family protein has translation MISKPVLITGASGFVGAAVAARLVQLGCPTTRAAVRRAYTQLPLGVEGCVVTTLAADTDWTSALAGIDSVVHAAARVHVMRESATDPLAAFRRVNVEGTLNLARQAAQAGVRRFVFISSIKVNGEVTEPGRPFRADDEPAPQDDYGVSKLEAEVGLRALAEATGMEVVIIRPVLVYGPGVRANFQALLRLVNNGVPLPFGKTANRRSLVALDNLADLVCTCLEHPAAANQTFLVSDGEAVSTAGLVRAMATALGKKPRLLDVPLPWMSRVAQALGQGAVTQRLFDSLEVDIDKNRQLLGWQPTTRMADALAATARPYVEARRR, from the coding sequence ATGATCTCGAAACCTGTTTTGATCACCGGTGCGTCGGGTTTCGTCGGCGCCGCCGTGGCGGCTCGGCTGGTACAGCTGGGTTGTCCGACCACACGCGCAGCGGTGCGCCGCGCTTACACTCAGCTGCCCCTGGGGGTGGAAGGTTGCGTGGTCACCACGCTGGCCGCCGACACCGACTGGACCAGTGCCTTGGCCGGTATCGACAGCGTGGTGCACGCCGCCGCCCGTGTGCATGTGATGCGTGAGTCCGCAACCGACCCCTTGGCTGCTTTCCGCCGGGTCAATGTCGAAGGCACTCTGAACCTTGCTCGCCAGGCGGCCCAGGCCGGGGTGCGGCGCTTTGTGTTCATCAGTTCGATCAAGGTCAATGGCGAAGTCACCGAGCCGGGCCGACCGTTTCGTGCCGACGACGAGCCTGCCCCGCAGGACGACTACGGGGTGTCCAAGCTGGAAGCGGAAGTAGGCCTGCGCGCGTTGGCTGAAGCTACCGGCATGGAGGTGGTGATCATTCGTCCGGTGCTGGTATATGGGCCGGGCGTACGGGCGAACTTCCAAGCGCTCTTGCGCCTGGTGAACAACGGTGTGCCGTTGCCATTCGGCAAAACTGCCAACCGCCGCAGCCTGGTGGCGCTGGATAATCTCGCCGACCTGGTGTGTACCTGCCTGGAGCATCCAGCCGCCGCTAATCAGACCTTCCTCGTCAGCGATGGCGAAGCCGTGTCGACGGCGGGCCTGGTGCGCGCCATGGCGACAGCGCTGGGCAAGAAGCCGCGCCTGCTCGATGTACCGTTGCCGTGGATGAGCCGCGTGGCGCAGGCGCTTGGGCAGGGCGCGGTGACGCAACGCTTGTTCGACTCGTTGGAAGTGGACATCGACAAGAATCGCCAGCTATTGGGTTGGCAGCCGACCACTCGGATGGCCGATGCATTGGCCGCCACGGCGCGGCCCTATGTGGAAGCACGCCGTCGATGA
- a CDS encoding MraY family glycosyltransferase: MSMWVWLLVVLALAYGLTFALRRYALARSLMDVPNARSSHTVPTPRGGGVAIVLVFLAAISLLAFSAMLDTRVWLALFGSGALVAVVGFLDDHNHIAARWRLLGHFAAGAWALLWLGGMPGVLGAVDGLAALWWLFGLFYLVWMLNLYNFMDGIDGIASVEAICVCAGACLIYALGGHPQLMWLPALLAAAVSGFLLWNWPPAKIFMGDAGSGFLGVILAILSVQAGGVETDYFWAWVILLGVFIVDATFTLLRRLLRGDKVYQAHRSHAYQYASRVYGRHLPVTVATALITLGWLLPWAVGVTVFGLNPLLGTFIAYIPLLWLAFRYHAGELENA; encoded by the coding sequence ATGAGCATGTGGGTCTGGCTGTTGGTGGTTCTGGCGCTTGCGTATGGGCTGACGTTCGCTTTGCGCCGCTATGCCCTGGCGCGCAGTTTGATGGACGTGCCCAACGCGCGCAGTTCCCACACGGTGCCGACGCCGCGCGGCGGCGGGGTGGCGATCGTGCTGGTGTTTCTTGCAGCCATCAGCCTGCTGGCCTTCAGCGCAATGCTGGATACCCGCGTGTGGCTGGCCTTGTTCGGCAGCGGTGCGCTAGTGGCCGTGGTGGGCTTTCTCGACGATCACAACCACATTGCCGCGCGTTGGCGCCTGCTCGGGCACTTCGCGGCGGGCGCCTGGGCCTTGCTGTGGCTGGGCGGCATGCCGGGCGTGCTCGGTGCGGTCGATGGGCTGGCCGCGCTCTGGTGGCTGTTTGGCCTGTTCTACCTGGTGTGGATGCTCAACCTCTACAACTTCATGGACGGCATCGACGGTATCGCCAGCGTCGAGGCCATCTGCGTGTGCGCCGGGGCCTGCCTGATCTATGCGTTGGGCGGGCATCCGCAGCTGATGTGGCTGCCGGCGTTGCTGGCGGCGGCGGTGTCGGGCTTTCTGCTGTGGAATTGGCCGCCGGCGAAGATCTTCATGGGCGATGCCGGCAGCGGCTTTCTCGGGGTGATCCTGGCCATTCTTTCAGTCCAGGCCGGAGGGGTCGAGACAGATTACTTCTGGGCCTGGGTGATCTTGCTGGGTGTGTTCATCGTCGACGCCACGTTCACCTTGCTGCGACGGTTGCTGCGCGGCGACAAGGTGTATCAGGCGCACCGAAGCCATGCCTATCAGTACGCGTCGCGGGTCTACGGACGACACTTGCCGGTGACTGTCGCAACGGCGTTGATCACCCTCGGATGGCTGTTACCGTGGGCCGTTGGTGTGACAGTTTTCGGTCTAAATCCTCTGCTGGGTACGTTTATTGCGTACATCCCTTTGTTGTGGCTGGCTTTTCGTTATCATGCCGGGGAATTGGAAAACGCATGA
- a CDS encoding polysaccharide biosynthesis protein, giving the protein MDRIRTRLLGLPRRQKRMLQVVTDIVLVWVALWMAFLVRLGIEDMYNPIREHDWLFMAAPLVAIPLFIRFGMYRAVMRYFGNDALVAIVKAVSLSALILAVVVYWYSNHQTVVPRSIIFNYWWISLVIIGGLRLAMRQYFMGDWFNAVHNVPFAGRDDRLTKVAVYGAGVAGNQLVAALRMGRVMRPVAFIDDDPSISDRVIAGIQVFKPKHIQRMIDLTGAEELLLALPSTSRSRRREILSFLEGFPLHVRSVPNFTALASGEVKVDDIQEVDIADLLGRDSVPAQDDLLEHCIAGKSVLVTGAGGSIGSELCRQILSLEPALLILLDHGEFNLYTISGELEQRAAREGLSVQMLPTLGTVRDQAKLLEVMTTWKVDTVYHAAAYKHVPMVEHNIAEGVRNNVLGTLNCAQAALQAGVANFVLISTDKAVRPTNVMGSTKRLAEMTLQALSREVAPVLFGDPANVARVNKTRFTMVRFGNVLGSSGSVIPLFHKQIKSGGPVTVTHPNITRYFMTIPEAAQLVIQAGSMGRGGEVFVLDMGEPVKIIDLAQKMIHLSGLSIRSEQNPQGDIGIEFTGLRPGEKLYEELLIGNNVVATRHPMIMSAHEDHLQWEALKGELSGLLRALDEADFDRVRAILQEAVSGYAPEGEIVDWLHIHQHRGSND; this is encoded by the coding sequence ATGGATAGAATACGTACACGCTTGCTGGGTTTGCCGCGTCGCCAGAAGCGCATGCTGCAAGTGGTCACAGACATCGTATTGGTCTGGGTCGCGCTGTGGATGGCGTTCCTGGTGCGCCTTGGCATCGAGGACATGTACAACCCGATCCGTGAGCACGACTGGCTGTTCATGGCCGCGCCGCTGGTAGCGATACCGCTGTTCATTCGTTTTGGCATGTACCGCGCGGTGATGCGGTACTTCGGCAACGATGCACTGGTGGCCATCGTCAAGGCGGTCAGCCTCTCGGCGCTGATCCTGGCGGTGGTGGTGTATTGGTACAGCAATCATCAGACGGTGGTGCCGCGCTCGATCATCTTCAACTACTGGTGGATCAGCCTGGTAATCATCGGCGGCCTGCGCCTGGCGATGCGTCAGTACTTCATGGGCGACTGGTTCAACGCGGTGCATAACGTGCCATTCGCCGGGCGCGACGACCGCCTGACCAAGGTGGCGGTGTACGGTGCAGGTGTTGCGGGCAATCAACTGGTCGCTGCGCTGCGCATGGGCCGGGTGATGCGTCCGGTAGCGTTCATCGATGATGATCCCAGCATTTCCGACCGGGTAATCGCTGGCATCCAGGTGTTCAAGCCCAAGCATATCCAACGCATGATCGACCTGACCGGCGCCGAGGAGCTGTTGCTGGCGCTGCCGTCGACGTCACGCTCGCGTCGTCGCGAGATTCTCAGTTTTCTGGAAGGCTTTCCCCTGCACGTGCGCAGTGTGCCCAACTTCACCGCCTTGGCCAGCGGTGAGGTGAAGGTCGACGACATTCAGGAAGTGGACATCGCCGACTTGCTCGGCCGCGATTCAGTGCCTGCGCAGGATGACTTGCTGGAGCACTGCATCGCCGGCAAGTCGGTGTTGGTGACCGGGGCAGGGGGGTCGATCGGTTCCGAGCTGTGCCGACAGATTCTGAGCCTGGAACCGGCGCTGCTCATTTTGCTGGACCATGGCGAGTTCAATCTCTACACCATCAGCGGCGAGCTCGAGCAGCGTGCTGCTCGCGAAGGGTTGAGCGTCCAGATGCTACCGACCCTGGGCACGGTGCGCGACCAGGCCAAGCTGCTCGAAGTGATGACCACCTGGAAGGTGGATACGGTCTACCACGCCGCGGCCTACAAGCATGTACCGATGGTGGAGCACAACATCGCCGAAGGCGTGCGCAACAACGTGCTGGGCACGCTGAATTGCGCCCAGGCGGCTCTGCAGGCAGGGGTGGCCAACTTCGTGTTGATTTCCACCGACAAGGCAGTGCGTCCGACCAATGTGATGGGCAGCACCAAGCGCCTGGCCGAGATGACGTTGCAGGCGCTCAGCCGCGAAGTGGCCCCGGTGCTGTTCGGCGATCCGGCCAATGTGGCGCGGGTCAACAAGACGCGCTTCACCATGGTGCGTTTTGGCAACGTGCTGGGCTCGTCCGGTTCGGTGATTCCGTTGTTTCACAAGCAGATCAAATCGGGTGGGCCGGTGACGGTGACGCACCCGAACATCACCCGTTATTTCATGACCATTCCCGAGGCCGCGCAGCTGGTGATCCAGGCCGGCTCCATGGGGCGCGGAGGCGAGGTCTTCGTGCTGGACATGGGCGAGCCGGTCAAGATCATCGACCTGGCGCAGAAGATGATTCATCTGTCGGGCTTGAGTATTCGTTCGGAACAGAACCCTCAGGGTGATATCGGTATCGAGTTCACCGGGTTGCGGCCGGGTGAGAAGCTGTACGAAGAATTGTTGATCGGCAACAACGTGGTCGCTACCCGTCATCCAATGATCATGAGTGCCCATGAGGATCATCTGCAGTGGGAAGCGCTCAAGGGTGAGTTGAGTGGTTTGCTGCGTGCACTGGACGAAGCCGACTTCGACCGGGTCCGCGCGATCCTGCAAGAAGCGGTCAGCGGCTACGCGCCCGAAGGCGAAATCGTCGACTGGCTGCACATCCATCAGCACCGTGGCAGCAACGACTAA
- a CDS encoding glycosyltransferase family 2 protein produces MTDLLSEPAVRADMADLPLVSIVAPCYNAEKFLEEALASIFAQDYPNFEVIIVDDGSSDRSIEMLTALQGTYDFQLLQQANQGVSAALNFGLQHARGKYVSTPDLDDVMLAHSLRVRVDYLEQHPEVGAVGALITYMDTQGNALKDQTHTRIRRMDFADILANARVCGAPVSLYRMDVLRKAKFYDPAIKVQDFQITLRIAEQGVQIHMLPVIVTRYRRHPHNLSRRYKTLLEADMRAIEPYRGHPGYERGRAKLVNKALKYAVVEDKKDALRLLRSIPLKLWDRTTFRRLKRLVLHW; encoded by the coding sequence ATGACCGACCTACTTTCCGAACCTGCTGTTCGAGCCGACATGGCGGATCTCCCCCTCGTCTCGATCGTGGCGCCGTGCTACAACGCTGAGAAGTTTCTCGAGGAGGCGCTGGCCAGCATCTTCGCCCAGGACTACCCCAATTTCGAAGTGATCATCGTCGACGACGGTTCCAGCGACCGCAGCATCGAAATGCTCACGGCGCTGCAGGGTACCTACGACTTCCAGTTGCTGCAGCAGGCCAACCAGGGTGTCAGCGCGGCGCTCAATTTCGGCCTCCAGCACGCCCGTGGAAAATACGTCTCCACCCCGGATCTGGACGACGTCATGCTCGCTCACTCCCTGCGCGTGCGCGTCGACTACCTCGAACAGCATCCTGAAGTCGGTGCCGTAGGTGCATTGATTACCTACATGGACACCCAGGGCAACGCCCTCAAGGACCAGACCCACACCCGCATCCGCCGCATGGATTTCGCCGATATCCTCGCCAATGCCCGGGTGTGCGGCGCGCCGGTGTCGCTCTACCGCATGGACGTGCTGCGCAAGGCCAAGTTCTACGACCCGGCCATCAAGGTGCAGGACTTCCAGATCACCCTGCGCATCGCCGAACAGGGTGTCCAGATTCACATGCTGCCGGTGATCGTCACCCGCTACCGGCGCCATCCGCACAATCTGTCGCGCCGTTACAAGACTCTTCTCGAGGCCGACATGCGTGCCATCGAGCCCTATCGCGGGCACCCTGGTTACGAGCGTGGCCGCGCCAAGCTGGTCAACAAGGCGTTGAAGTACGCCGTGGTGGAAGACAAGAAGGATGCGTTGCGCCTGCTGCGCTCCATCCCGCTCAAGCTATGGGACCGCACTACGTTTCGCCGTCTCAAGCGTTTGGTGCTGCACTGGTAA
- a CDS encoding CatB-related O-acetyltransferase: MKWWDRLKKRKVRKHLGQFEKLFRGPERIRLRYPQYSFGVGTYGIPDVQEFGDATTLKVGNYTSIAEGVRILLGGGHRTDWVSCFPFPLIIDEVKDVPGAAPTKGDVIVGSDCWLCANVLILSGVTVGHGAVVAAGAVVTKDVPPYAMVGGNPCRFIKWRFEEPVRQALLASAWWEWPVAEVKAVAHLLCSDDLEAFLAYARDRQSSAVLQ; the protein is encoded by the coding sequence ATGAAGTGGTGGGACCGGTTGAAGAAAAGGAAGGTGCGCAAGCACCTCGGTCAGTTCGAAAAACTGTTCCGTGGGCCTGAGCGAATCCGTTTGCGTTACCCGCAGTACTCGTTTGGCGTGGGCACCTACGGCATTCCCGATGTGCAGGAGTTTGGTGACGCTACCACCCTGAAGGTGGGCAACTACACGTCTATCGCCGAGGGCGTAAGGATCCTGCTCGGCGGTGGCCACCGCACCGACTGGGTATCGTGCTTTCCGTTTCCGTTGATCATTGACGAGGTCAAGGATGTGCCGGGCGCAGCGCCTACCAAGGGCGACGTGATCGTCGGCAGCGACTGCTGGCTGTGCGCCAACGTTCTGATTCTGTCTGGTGTAACAGTTGGACATGGCGCGGTCGTTGCAGCCGGTGCGGTAGTGACCAAGGACGTACCGCCCTATGCCATGGTGGGAGGCAACCCTTGCCGGTTCATCAAATGGCGGTTCGAGGAGCCTGTAAGGCAAGCGCTGCTGGCCTCGGCGTGGTGGGAATGGCCCGTGGCCGAGGTCAAGGCCGTGGCTCACCTGCTGTGCAGCGACGACCTGGAGGCATTCCTGGCCTATGCCCGCGATCGCCAATCCTCCGCGGTGCTTCAGTAA
- a CDS encoding glycosyltransferase yields the protein MNTSISDNRKQPLVTVIIASYNHAPYIEASIGSVLAQTYANIELLVVDDGSTDGSVELLRTLSIQHGFDLRVQENKGLSRTLNESVARSKGSLVVPFGSDDVMFPHRIATQVAYMEGKPEVGICSANTEIIDATGKVMCEREQRKRNEPFRRLDFDDMFMDRKPGPTAATLMFRREALEKVGGFDPEIRLEDVYIELAVTRAGYFIDVLGEPLAQYRKHATNTYKNGRFMVENVLKTYAVYREHPAYEQVRWRFLNSMFLKYARKDKGLSRELLGMIPLRAWNKKTLRGMIRMVFG from the coding sequence ATGAACACGTCCATCTCCGACAATCGAAAGCAGCCTCTGGTAACGGTGATCATCGCATCGTACAACCACGCGCCGTATATCGAAGCGTCGATCGGCAGCGTGCTGGCGCAGACCTACGCCAACATCGAGCTGCTGGTGGTGGACGATGGCTCGACCGATGGCAGCGTCGAGCTGCTGCGCACGCTCAGCATCCAACACGGTTTCGATCTGCGTGTGCAGGAGAACAAGGGGCTGTCGCGGACCTTGAACGAGTCGGTGGCGCGTAGCAAAGGCAGCCTGGTGGTGCCGTTCGGTTCGGATGACGTGATGTTTCCCCATCGTATCGCTACCCAGGTGGCGTACATGGAAGGCAAGCCCGAGGTGGGCATCTGCTCGGCCAATACCGAGATCATCGATGCCACCGGCAAGGTGATGTGCGAGCGCGAGCAGCGCAAGCGCAACGAGCCGTTCCGGCGGCTGGATTTCGACGACATGTTCATGGACCGCAAGCCCGGGCCCACCGCTGCCACGCTGATGTTTCGTCGCGAGGCGCTGGAGAAGGTGGGCGGGTTCGATCCGGAGATCCGCCTGGAGGATGTCTACATCGAGCTGGCGGTGACGCGGGCAGGGTATTTCATCGACGTGCTGGGCGAGCCGTTGGCGCAGTATCGCAAGCATGCGACCAACACCTACAAGAACGGCCGCTTCATGGTCGAGAACGTGCTCAAGACCTATGCGGTGTACCGCGAGCACCCGGCGTACGAGCAAGTGCGCTGGCGCTTCCTGAATTCGATGTTCTTGAAGTACGCCCGCAAGGACAAGGGCCTGAGCAGGGAGCTCCTCGGCATGATCCCGCTCAGGGCCTGGAACAAGAAAACCCTGCGCGGCATGATCCGCATGGTGTTCGGCTAG
- a CDS encoding O-antigen ligase family protein: MDRQPLTPTQGTSVRERTTHVLNAYVLPIGWLVIMTGMFWAWDRSLYHKLFYIFLAVPTLLALALQPSPFKALVRNPMFLAFVAFSAYILLSVSWAVDGEDFGSLFKRPLYIAMVLLSAGLIALKMPARLAQITRLAALIATAAAGLSLIYFYGVQGASLGSRLDGYGALYNPLLSAHVFGAFASVWLATWYIGRNPWNPLALGCLAVLGVTLIATGSRTPIIGMAAALLWLMAAGNKKRGGLAIAIALLGIAALYVVMPDVLTSRGASYRPEIWMESLRQIGENPWLGRGYDSEMTIVIPGLPYTLADPHNIELGVLYIGGVAGLSLWMVLYGLAMRFCWMNRREPQVVLAATWLVFGFASGLTEGSAFMSRPKEHWFLIWIPMGLVYAQWLCHWGNRLGRPAKTD, from the coding sequence ATGGACAGACAACCCCTCACCCCAACTCAAGGCACGTCCGTGCGCGAGCGTACGACGCATGTGCTGAACGCCTACGTCCTGCCCATCGGCTGGCTGGTCATCATGACCGGCATGTTCTGGGCCTGGGATCGCTCGCTTTACCACAAGCTGTTCTACATCTTCCTCGCCGTCCCCACGCTGCTGGCCCTGGCGCTACAACCAAGCCCGTTCAAGGCGCTGGTGCGCAATCCGATGTTCCTCGCCTTCGTGGCGTTCAGCGCCTACATCCTGCTCAGCGTGAGTTGGGCAGTGGACGGCGAAGACTTCGGCTCGCTGTTCAAGCGGCCGCTGTACATCGCCATGGTGTTGCTCTCCGCAGGCCTCATTGCACTGAAGATGCCGGCGCGGCTGGCGCAGATCACCCGTCTGGCGGCGCTGATCGCGACGGCGGCGGCGGGTTTGTCGTTGATCTATTTCTATGGGGTGCAGGGCGCGTCCCTGGGCAGTCGTCTGGACGGGTATGGGGCGCTCTACAACCCCCTGCTCAGCGCGCACGTGTTCGGCGCCTTCGCCAGCGTTTGGCTGGCCACCTGGTACATCGGTCGCAATCCGTGGAATCCGTTGGCACTGGGCTGCCTGGCAGTACTGGGGGTGACCTTGATCGCCACCGGCTCGCGGACACCGATCATCGGCATGGCCGCAGCGTTGCTCTGGCTGATGGCCGCAGGCAACAAGAAGCGTGGCGGCCTGGCAATTGCCATTGCCTTGCTGGGGATCGCGGCGCTGTATGTGGTGATGCCTGACGTGCTGACTTCACGCGGTGCATCTTACCGACCGGAAATCTGGATGGAATCGTTGCGTCAGATCGGGGAGAACCCGTGGCTGGGGCGCGGTTACGATTCGGAGATGACCATCGTGATTCCGGGGCTGCCATACACCTTGGCCGACCCGCACAATATCGAACTGGGCGTGCTGTACATCGGCGGCGTAGCGGGGCTGAGCCTGTGGATGGTGCTGTACGGACTGGCCATGCGCTTTTGCTGGATGAATCGGCGTGAACCGCAGGTGGTGTTGGCCGCCACTTGGCTGGTGTTCGGGTTCGCCTCGGGTCTGACCGAAGGCAGCGCCTTCATGTCCCGGCCCAAGGAGCACTGGTTCCTGATCTGGATTCCGATGGGCCTGGTATATGCGCAATGGCTATGCCACTGGGGCAACCGCCTTGGCCGCCCCGCTAAAACCGACTGA
- a CDS encoding ComEA family DNA-binding protein has translation MRKILLPALVLVLFASTAGPLTTPAAMAAAPTSTLNARASPPGRVNLNTADAETLKRELSGVGLTKATAIVKHRQTYGPFESVEELLEVTGIGKTLLDRNREKLRVD, from the coding sequence ATGCGTAAGATCCTTCTTCCCGCACTGGTGCTGGTTCTGTTCGCCAGCACTGCCGGGCCACTCACCACCCCAGCGGCAATGGCAGCTGCGCCGACGTCGACATTGAATGCACGGGCCAGCCCACCGGGGCGGGTCAACCTCAATACGGCGGACGCGGAAACCCTCAAGCGGGAGCTGTCTGGGGTTGGGCTGACCAAGGCCACTGCCATCGTCAAGCACCGACAGACCTACGGACCGTTCGAATCGGTCGAGGAGTTGCTGGAAGTCACCGGGATCGGGAAAACCCTGCTCGACCGCAATCGCGAAAAGCTCAGAGTTGACTGA
- a CDS encoding glycosyltransferase: MIRFAIIAPPLPSHFQPLEHLAMELIERGHSVTFFHRPDARHLLRFDKIKFRSVGDERFPAGSLSKSLALAADFDTLLGQRRNYADMAQMTEMLCEHLPAALQEARIDALLCDQLEAAGGLVAESLGLPFVSIACALPVNREDVTVPLAVLPYPYERGDDAVKRYARAQRLHDWLMKPLRMAIARQCAALGLPAREGLHQCLSPLAQISQTVLEFDFPRPNLPPWFHEVGPLRRISDETNHLPYTLDNTRPFVVATLGALHGNRMNLFKRIAQACKMLDAQLLVMHCGGLNHRQSDQLLRHGATWVTDFADQHMLLQYADVLVTHGDLDIVLEAVVAETPILALPIAADQPGVAARVAYSGSGVHASRHSSSQELAQHMRHLLENQWPDLEHLADAIHLMGGTQRAADIIEAVIPDRFKLRLVSSG, from the coding sequence ATGATCCGCTTTGCCATCATCGCTCCGCCGTTGCCGAGCCACTTCCAGCCACTTGAACACTTGGCCATGGAGTTGATCGAGCGCGGCCACAGCGTGACGTTTTTTCACCGACCCGACGCCCGTCACCTGTTGCGGTTCGACAAGATCAAGTTCCGCAGTGTCGGCGACGAACGCTTCCCTGCCGGGAGCCTTTCAAAGAGCCTGGCACTGGCCGCCGACTTCGACACCCTGCTGGGCCAACGTCGCAACTATGCGGACATGGCGCAGATGACGGAGATGCTTTGTGAACATCTTCCCGCCGCCCTTCAGGAGGCTCGTATCGATGCGCTTCTCTGCGATCAATTGGAGGCGGCCGGCGGGCTGGTGGCGGAATCCCTCGGCCTGCCTTTCGTTTCGATTGCCTGCGCGCTGCCGGTCAATCGCGAGGATGTAACCGTTCCATTGGCGGTGTTGCCCTACCCCTATGAGCGAGGCGACGATGCGGTCAAGCGCTATGCGCGGGCGCAGCGTCTTCATGACTGGCTGATGAAACCACTGCGCATGGCCATCGCCCGCCAGTGCGCTGCGCTCGGCCTGCCTGCACGCGAAGGCCTGCACCAATGCCTGTCGCCGCTGGCGCAGATCAGCCAGACGGTGCTCGAGTTCGACTTCCCGCGGCCCAACCTGCCGCCTTGGTTTCATGAGGTTGGCCCACTGCGCCGTATTTCGGACGAAACCAACCATCTGCCCTACACACTGGACAACACCCGGCCCTTCGTCGTCGCGACCCTGGGTGCGCTGCATGGCAACCGGATGAATCTGTTCAAGCGGATCGCCCAGGCTTGCAAGATGCTCGATGCACAACTGCTGGTGATGCACTGCGGCGGACTGAACCATCGCCAAAGCGATCAACTGTTGCGACATGGCGCGACCTGGGTCACGGATTTTGCCGATCAGCACATGCTATTGCAGTACGCCGACGTCCTGGTGACCCACGGCGACCTCGACATCGTGCTCGAAGCCGTCGTGGCGGAAACGCCGATACTGGCCTTGCCCATCGCCGCCGACCAGCCAGGTGTTGCGGCGCGGGTGGCCTACAGCGGTTCCGGGGTGCATGCCAGCCGGCACAGCAGTAGCCAGGAGCTGGCGCAACACATGCGTCATTTACTGGAAAACCAATGGCCCGACCTGGAACACCTGGCCGATGCCATTCACCTGATGGGCGGCACCCAGCGCGCCGCCGATATCATCGAGGCGGTGATTCCCGATCGCTTCAAGCTGCGCCTCGTCAGTTCCGGTTGA